GCCGGCTCAGTTCGCCCGCGCCTATGGCAACCGGCCTACCGGTTCCACAGAACGATTGATACCGACCGAGGCCTGGCAAACCGCCGCGTCAACGGACCCGATACCGGAAAACGAGCCGGTAGCGTTCGCCGCTGCTGTGGACTGGAACCGATCAGAAACCGCTATAGCCGCCGCTGCCGTGGTCGACGATATCCCGATGATTGAAATTGTCGATGTTCGCCCCGGTACGTCCTGGGCCGCGCCCCGGCTACGTCAACTCGCTGCTACGCATAAAGCCACCGCGATATGCGTGGATAACTTTGGTCCCTCGACCGCCCTGCATGATGAGCTCACCCGGGGTGGAACCGACGTGCTCCCCTTGAAAACCCGGGATGTGACCGGGGCGTGTGCCGAGTTCTACGACCGGGTGCTTGGTGATATTGATACCGACGGTATTAGGCACCCGAGAATTAAAATCCGCCCGAACCCGAACCTGGATATCGCCGCGGAAATCGTCACTCGCCGGAGAACCGGGGACGCCTGGGCATGGTCCAGGAGAGAAACTACCGGGTCAGCTGGGACTATTGCCCCGCTGGAAGCTGCCACCCTAGCGATGTTCGCTAGCCTCCACCAACCACCGCCGCCGGTAGAACCGGGGGTGTTCTAATGGTCAACGTCTCTATTGATACCGGTGATCTCGCTCATGTCGCCGTGTGCGAGTGCGGGTGGAGGGCTGTTGATACCACAAAAGCCGGCCTCTGGAAGCAAGTCGCTTACCACCTCAAACACTGCCACGGGGACTATACCGCCGCGTGGAATGCTCGGACTTTGTTTAGGAGGTACCAATGATGTCTGAGTATTGAGGAATCATCATGATCTATGAGCGCAATCGACAGACTACGCAAAACCCTACTCCGGACAGCACCCACACCCTCACACATGTCGGTTGCGCTCGCATCCCCGTGGGCACCACGCCCGAACCACCTTATCCCGGCTGATAGCTGGATCAGTGCCGACATTCTCGGACTCGACGCCCGGCCTGTGACCCGTGACCTAGCGATGAGCGTCCCTGCTCTCGCCCGCGCTAGGTCGTTGATCGTGACCACCATCGCCCGGCTACCGATCTACGCAACCAAAAACGGTGAACGCCTTGACGAGCAACCCCGCTGGATCGACCGGACCGACGGGCCGGTAAGCCCTTACCACAGGATGGTCACAACCTGCGACGATCTACTTTTCTACGGGTGGTCGTTGTGGGTTGTGAAACGTGATACCGATGGGTATGTTATCGCCGCTGACCGGGTTCCCATCAACTACTGGACCGTTGATAACGATGACAACCGAATCCTCATCAACGATCAACCCATCGATCAGCGAGAAGCCTGCCTCATCCAAGGCCCGAACGAGGGAATCCTCGCATTCGGTGCTGACACCATCTCGCACGCTCGCAGTGTGCTCGACGCGGTCAAGCGCGCGGCCGATACCCCCGCCGCTCAAATCGAGCTACACCAAACCAACGACGTCCCGATTACCGAAGAACGCGCCGCCGCGATTAGAGACCAATGGATCGCGGCCCGTAAAGGGAAAAACGGTGGTGTCGCGTTCACAACCGCCGGGCTGGAAGTGAAATCGCATGGGCAACCCGCAACCGATCTACTCATCGACGGGCGAAACGCCGCCGCTATCGACATCGCCCGGTTATGCGGAATCCCGGCCACCATGGTCGACGCCGTGCTATCCGGTAGCTCGCTGAGCTATTCCAACCCGTCAACCCGGCTGGCTGAGTTGGTCGCCTTTGGCCTCTCGCCGTTTATGGCCGCTATCGCCGGCCGGCTCGGTATGGACGACATCGTGTCGCGTGGTGTCCGAATCGAGTTCGACACCGCGGAAACCCTCGCCCCGACCGGAACATTCAACGTCCCCGACGATCAAACCCCGCAACCAACACCTGAGGAAACCAATGGCTACTGAGAAAGTTTTGACCTATTCCCGAGACCAAGTAACCCAAGACACGTTCTATAACTGTGGGCCGGCATCCGCGCAAACCGTGATCCGCGCGGCAACCGGTCGGGTCATCCCCGAATCGACCCTAGCTAGTGCTATGGGGACCACGGTCAACGGAACGAATGATATTGCCAACATCCAACCCGTGCTGAACACCTATGTTCCTGAGGGCAAATGGGAGCGTCAGTACATCAAAGGCGACGACGCTTCGAATAAGGAACGTGAAACTCTTTGGCAACGGGTGAGAATCTCTATTGACGCCGGATACGGGTGTATCGCTAATATCATCGCACCACCGTCGAACTATCCACGCCCCACCTACACATCTAGCGTCCAACCACGCTATTCAGGTGGAACCGTGTACCACTACATCGCCCTCATGGGATACGCCCTTGACGGATCAGGAAACCGTCACATCTGGGTAGCTGACTCCGGTTTCTACCCCTATGGCTACTGGTGCTCACTAGAACAAATGGCGTCTCTTATCGCTGGTAAAGGCTACATTTACTCAACCGCGCCCACTGTTTATACCGAACCATCCGAGGAGGAAGCAATGTCTCAAATGTCAGAACAAATCGGCCGTATCTACCACGAGCTAACCCATACTTTCCAGACCCGGTACAAGATCGGCGACAAGCTCGCCGAGTACCGCGACACCATGATCGGCTACGTCCTCAACAACGACGAAAAGCTCACCCGGCTTATGGACGACCGGCTCCCAAACATTGAAAAGAAACTCGACGACATTCTCAAGGCCCTCAAGGAGAAATAACCATGACATTCCTTGGAGCCCTAGGGATCGTGCTGATGATAGCGGTAACGGTAATCATCTCCGTGATTATCGGAGGCCTTATCACCGTGAGACTGATAACGGAACTCTTCGACTATGGAAGAAAGACCTAGAAAAGAATCAACCCAAGAACGACACCCCCGCCGAGCGATGGCCCGCTCCCTGATCGCGGCCATCGTCGGTTTCATCCCCTTAATCCCTGAAATAGTCCGAGCTTACGGCCTGGACTCAATTCCCTGGATCGCTACCGCCGCCGCCCTCTGCGCCACCACAGCCCGAATCATGGTCATGCCCCCAGTCGTGAAATGGTGCGAAACCTATGTTCCCTGGATCGCTCCAAGTGGCTACGACGGTCTACACAGAAAGGACCTTGGTCAAGATGGAAACCTTGACGATCAAGACTAACCCGCAATTAACCGCCGCGGACACCCATGAACCCGAACGACGCCGGATTAAAGGCCTGGTCTTACCGTGGGGCAAAATCGGTAACTCGTCAAGCGGTCGCGTCGTCGCATCCCGAGGAAAAATCACGATCCCCGCCGATCTCGGCCGAGTAAAGCTCTTGCGCGACCACTCCGACAACCCTCACGGGTTCCAGCCGGTCGGCTACGCAGTCAAAGCCGAAGAACGAGACGACGGGTTGTACATGGAGTTCTCGGTCGGCGAAGGACCGGACGGTGACCAAGCATTGAAAGATGTGCAAGGCCGGGTCCGTGACGCACTCTCCGTGGAACTTATCGACGTGCACATGGAGGGCCAAAACATCACCGCCGCTCAACTCACCGCCGTTGCTTTGGTCCCAATCCCCGCGTTCGAAGACGCTAGGGTCAGCGAAGTTAAAGCGTCACTTGACGTTAATAATGGCATGTCCGCTATTGCTAACCGGCTAAAAGCCGCCGCCGGAACAGTAAGCGAATGCGCTGACCAACTCAACCCCGCTATTGAAAAGGACAACCCTGCTATGGATACCAAACCATCCCCGGCAACTGATAAGACCAACGCTGCCCGTGTCAGCGAGCTATTAACCTGCAACCGTTCCAAGCCAGAACCCCTGACCTTTGCTAAAGCGATGGATGTTATGCGTATGGTTCGCAACCACGAGCCACTAGACGATAGTCTTACCGCCGCGTTGCAAGACATCACCCGGTCGGCTAACCCGGCTATCTCTGCACCACAATGGCTCGGTGAGCTGTGGAGCGGTGTCGGGTTCCAGCGTGAAATTGTCCCGTTGATGACTCAAGGCACCCTAACGAGGATGAAAGCGGTAGGGTTCCGGTGGACTAAGAAACCGAAGGTCCAGGACTACGCCGGTGACAAGGCTGAGATACCGAGTTCCCCGGTCGCTACCGAAGCGGTCGAAACCGTCGCGAAGCGTCTAGCAACCGGTAACGATATCGACCGCGCCTATTATGACTTCAACGAATCCGAGTTCATCGAGGCGTATATGCGCGCTTGTGCTGAGTCGTACGCCATGGTTACTGATGAAAAAGCCGCCGCGTTCATTAAGACCTCTGCTGCTGGTAATAAGAAGCCAGCAGAACCAAACCTGCTCCATGCTGCGGGTAAGGCCCGCCAAGTTATCAAGGCTGGCACCCGCGTCGAGCCGTCCGCGTTCCTCGTCCATAGTGACGACATGTTCGAGCTGCTCAAGATCACCACAATGGACAACCCGGCTTATCTTGACCTGATCGGCGTTGATCCTAAGAAGTTCATCGCAAGCGACCAAGCTAAGAAAGGCTCAGTCATCGCCTGGGCGAAACCGGCCGTGACGTTCTACGAGCTCCCCGGCTCCCCAATCCGGGTTATTGCTGAAGATATCGCCCGTGGTGGCCGTGACTCCGCCGTGTTCGGATACTGGGCAACCTTGCTCAATAACCAAGCCGGAGTCGTCGAGGTACCGATCACCCCCGCCCCTGGGCCTGCCGCGTAAGGAATCATCATGGCTGAAAACGGTGTAACCCCGGACATGGTGGCACAACAACTCAACCTCGATACCCGGGATATTGACTACGGGCTACGAAGCTGCGTTTCCGCCGTGAACGCGCTGATTAACCGGTGGGTCGATCCGGATATTAGGAACGATCCGGCAACGATCCACGGGGGAACCATGCTCGCCGCCCGCCTCTACCGGCGACGGAATTCCCCCGCCGGTGTCGAATCCTTCGGTGAGCTAGGCCCGGTCTACGTCAGTAGAAACGACCCCGACCTGGCAATGACCCTTGGCCTGGGGAACTATCGGAAGATCGTCGTCGCATGATTACACCACGCCTCAATGATCTCGTCGCTTTACTCCGGGAAACCGGCATACGGGCCGATATCGACCCGAGGAATCTTCAACCCCCGTGTGCGTGGGTAGCTGCGAAAAGAATCCCAGACTGGACCATGTGCCAACCCGAGATCACCGCCGACATTGTACTCATCGCGCCCGACAACGGTGTACCTCATGCGCTCGACGCCCTCGAAAACATGCTGACAAGCGTCGTGGACACGCTTGCGACCGAGGGCCACCCGATTAGTGACGTGTCGTTATCTGACACGGTGACTCTCTCGGGAATCGGGTCCCCTCTACCCGCGTTCACTATCGAAACCACAATATAGGAGACATCATGCCCGCTAAGTACTACTCGCTAGGCCCTGGAACCTTAAAACTCGGAGAAACCGGGACCGGCCTAGACCTATCCTGTCAGGTCAAATCCGCTAAGGTCACCTGGGACAACGACAAAGACGACGATATCTACACCCTCTGTGGCGATACCGTCCCCGGTGAAACCACCTACTCGGCGAAACTCGAACTCACCGCGCTACAAGACCTCTCCACGGGTGGAATCATCGAATACACCTGGAAAAACAAGGGAACCAAAGTCAAAGTCGTCTATGTGCCGAACACCGCCCAAGGCGCCAAGGTGGAAGGAGAAGTCATCATACAGCCCTGCGATGTTGGTGGTGATGTCCGCTCCAAACCGGAAACCGACCTCGAACTACCCTTTGTCGGTGAACCGTCGTTCACCCCGCAATCCGCCGGGTAAACGATGTACACGGGCCTAAAGCTAGACGGGGGTAGAGAACTACGCTCTACCCTGCGTAAAGCCGGATACGATCTCAAAGACCTGAAAGCAACCCATAGACAAGCTGCTGCTGTCGTCGTCAGCCGGGCTAAAGGGTGGGTTCCCCGCGTCAGTGGGAACCTTGCCGCAACGATTAGGCCCGGTGCAACACAACGCGCCGCTGTGGTCCGTGCTGGTAATAACCGCACATCGAAAAGCGGTGTACCCTACGCCGCCCCGATCCACTGGGGGTGGAAAGCACGCAATATCAAAGCTAACCCGTTTTTGTCGTACTCAGCTCAAGCCACCGAACCGACCTGGGTTCGACTCTATGAACAAGCCGTCGATAAAGCCCTCGACCAAGTAAAAGGAATTTAACAATGGAAGTTAACGTCACCTGGAAAGACGGAAAGCAAGAAACCCTCAACATCATTAACCCGGACCGGGTGAGGTTCGATCTGACCCGCCCTCGGCAAGGTTGGCCGAAGTTCGACGAAGCGCCGTTTATCGGTCTTACGTTCCTAGCGTGGAGTGCCGCTAAACGTGGTGGCTATGAGGGAACCTGGGAACAATTCTCCGAGGTCGATGCGCTGGATATCGAGGCAGTGAAAGAAGATGGTGATGACATTATCGCCCCTTAGAACGCGGGACCACGGCCCGCATGGTCCTCGAAATCGCTGCCGCGTGGCCGTGCGACCCGCTAACCCTACTCGAAGCCGATGACATCATCATCGCCACCATGATCGACATTCTCGAAGAGCGTGCAAGGGAAATGAAAAAATGAGTAAAACCGCTATTCTAGCCGTCCGTATCATCGGCGACTCTAAGGCCGCTGTCGCCGAGTTCGATAAGTTCAATCGAAAAATAGCGTCTATGCACGACTCGGTGAAGTCCGCTGCGACGAAAATGTCGATCATATCCGCCGGGGTGATCGCGTTCGGGAAATCCGCTATCGACGCCGCCTCCGATCTTGAACAATCAGTCGGCGCGGTGCACTCGGTATTTAAAGACTCCGCTGACCAAATGCTGCAATGGTCGAATAACGCGGCCACCGCCGTCGGGTTATCCAAGAATCAATACAACGAGTTCGCAACCGTTATCGGCTCCCAGCTGAAAAACCTCGGAATACCTATGGCCGAGGTAGGAACTAAAACGAACGACCTCATTAAGTTAGGGGCCGATCTTGCGTCTATGTACGGAGGCACCACCGCTGACGCGGTGCAAGCCCTATCCGCTGTATTCCGTGGAGAAACAGACCCTATCGAACGCTACGGTATCTCGATTAAACAATCAGACGTCAATGCCCGGATGGCCGCTGAGGGGCTGGACCAACTCGAAGGTGAAGCGAAAAAGCAAGCCGAGACCCAAACCCGCATGAAAATGGTCATGGAACAAGCCGCCGACGCTATCGGCAACTTTTCCAGAGAGACCGACACCGTCGCGCATAAACAGCAAGTCGCCCGTGCTGAGTTCGAAAACGCTAAAGCCGCTATCGGTGAGGGCCTGCTACCCGTGGTCGCTGAAATCACCGACAAGTTCGCCGGGTTAGCGCAATGGCTAGGACAACACCCCCAACTAGCCACCGCTTTTGCTTTCGCAATCCTGTTTGTGACCGGTGTTCTGTGGACATTATCCGGTGCTCTTAGAGCTGTGGAATTAGCCACCGCCGCGTGGGCCGGTGCTCAATGGCTGCTCAACTCCGCCCTGCTACCCGTAATCGGAACAATCGGACTCATTATCCTCGTTATCGGCCTGGTCGCCGCCGCTTTCATCTGGGCATACAACAATTGCGCCTGGTTTAGGGCCGGTGTTGACGAAGCCGCGTCGTTCGCCGTTGAAAAATTCCAAGAGTTCAAAGACAAGATCAACGAGGTTATCGTTGATATCGCCCGGCTTATCCAAAAATCAGGAGGTATCGGCCCCGCTATCTCCCAAGCCGCCGGGGAGGCTATCCTCTGGTTTATCAAAATGGCTAACCCGGTCTACAACCTCATCAGGGCTATAGGCGCTCTGATCGGGAAAATAGCGGGTATAAGGTTCCCGTCGCCGCCGGCGTGGATGGCTAAATTCTTATCGGCCGCGCCACCCGCCCTCACCGGTGTCCCCGATAGCGGGACGGTGTTCCGTTTCTACCCGCCGGACGTGCTCACCGCCGCATATAACCCACTAGCAACCCTGTTCAACGGGTTCACCGCACATAACGCTACCCCGGTGATGAACGTTGATAACAGTGTGCATATCAACGTCGACGGTTCCGGTGTCGTCGACGAACGCGCGGTTGCTGAGCGGATACGCCGGGTCATGGTGTCTGATAGTCGTGTCCGAGGGCTTAGCGTCGCGTCGACCGGGGGTCGTGCATCATGGCAATAGAACCCCGGCCCGTGTTCTTTATCGACGGGAAACAGATCGACTGCTCGACCAAGCAAATCAACGACGCCCCGGTTTCGATACGCGGCTTTACCGTGAAATGGGGCCGCTCGGAATATGCGAGCTCAGCACAATCGCCAGCGAGTGTTGATGTCCATATGATCGACTCGACCGGTGAATGGTCCCGCCGTATCCGTGAAAACCGGGCAATCGGTTCCAAAGTGATGGTCCGGTGGATCATCCTGAAGTCGCCCGACGTGCCGGAGCAAATTGAGCGGGTTCTTTTCCGTGGACGGGTCCAAAAAGCAACCGCTAAGCCCCTAAAGTCATTTTCGCCCGAGGGTGTGCGCCGCTGGGAAATCATTCTTACCTGCGCGGATCGCACCGCCGAAATGGGCAACGCGACCGCCGGCCCGGCTGACTGGCCGAGAGAAACCATGCTCGATAGAGCCGTTCGGGTCCGTGATCTCGGCACGGTCGCCGGATCAGACATTAAAGAAGTCTACTTCGCCCCGGAATGGGCCCGCTATCAATGTGCCCCGCTGAAAGTCGAGAATAAGACCGCCCTATCGCTCATGGCCGATCTGTACACCTCAATAGCCGCTGACACCTACACCTACGACCCGCACTCGAACGTTGTTCGGCAAGCTATCCGGTTCAGTCAGCCTATGACAATCCATCTCGGAAGCTTCGATAACGATAGAGGCGGGGTCTACCCCGTCCCGTCCGACATCGTCTACGACGGAAAAACATACCCCGGTGTATCGTTAGGCGCCTGCGAATTAATCGGCGAGCCGGAAGTCGTCGCCGACCCGGCAACCGATATTAACCGGCTGGAATGTACCTGGGACGATCAATCAACCGGGCACCAAACCTACACAACGGTCAAGGAGAACATAAACCCCGGTGACTCACGCCGCGTCCTCTCGTGGAACTCATGGTATGACGACGGGTACATTATCGACCCGCTAATAGACGCCGTATGGAACCGGCAACGCGAAGAAGGTCGCCGGCCGAGACACCCCGATATTAAAACGTTCTGGTCGAAAACGTTCCCAACCTTGCGCATGGCCGAGTGGGTACTACAAGCCTGGGAAAATACCCGACCGGCCTATATAGCTGGATCAATGGCCTATGAATGGCTACTAGGCGACCAACCCGGCTACGCGCCTATCGTCGCACCCCTAGGTGGAGAAACTACCTATAACCCTAAGAAAGGGTGGCAAGTCGTTTTCCATGTGCACTGGATACACAACACCACCCCGACCCCGCCGCCGGTCACCTGGCAAGGCATCCGGCAAAAGAAAACCACGACCACCACACCAACCGCGCCGTGGTGGTGGGCTTTAATCGGGAAACAACCCACGCCGGTCACCGTCGGAGAATACACCCCGGATCGTGACCTGACATGGGGGCATGTTGCCGAGAAAGCCGGCTACCGGTTCGGGAACTCCGTCACCTGGGGAGACATGAAGCATGTACCCAATGATGACGGGGCTCAAATCCAAGACCACCTCACATAGGAGAAAACCATGCCGCTTTATACACCGAACTATAAAATCCCTTACCCCACCACGGGAGACCCGATCTGGCAAGGTGCTATCCAAATGGAGGCTCTAGCCAAGAAGGTCGATGAGACCATGAAAACCGTGAACGGGACCCCTGGTTCACCCGGTCCGCGTGGTGAGCAAGGCCCGCCCGGTGACCCGGGTCCACGGGGCGAACCCGGACCTAAAGGTGATCCCGGAAAAGACGGGACCGGGTTTACTTTAAAGGGAACCCAACCCGATGCCGCGTCGATCAAGAAACTGTCCGGGAAACCCGGGGACGCCTATATGGCATTAGACACCAAAGACGTTTACGTGTATTCCGGTACTGAGTGGATATCGGTCGGGCAAATAACCGGCCCCGCCGGGCCACCCGGTGAGCCCGGTAAACAAGGCGACCCCGGGCCACGGGGTGAGCAAGGCCTCCAAGGACCGCAAGGGCCTAAAGGTGAGCAAGGCCCCCAAGGACCGCAAGGGCCTAAAGGTCTTGACGCTGATCCTGTCCCGGGGTGGAAAACCACGGGTATCACATTCTCAGACAACGGGACAATTAACCTTGGGACCGGGAGTAGTAGCTATTACAAATGGCGCATAGACCGGGGAGTTTTCCAGCTGTACTTCACTATCCGGTTCGGCCGGAACGCTAGCTCGGCCGGTGGGCCGCTTAAGCTCACGCTACCTACTCGACCGGCTACCGGTATCGAAGCGGTAGGCGCCGGATCGTACTGGTCAACCGGGGGCAACTTCGGTATGGTCATCAGCCCTATCGTCACCCCCGGCTCTAACATATGTAATTTCCTCGTCCATAAATCCGGTGGTGACGATACCCAAGACCTGTTCCGAATCTGGGACGGTCGATCCGGTATCGGCTCGGGTATCCCCGCTAATCCCGGCTACACCCTGGACCAAGACGGATCAAGCATTAAAGGCTATCTCTCGTTCCCCGTCTAGGCTGAGACTTTCCATGCAGCACACGCGGCGGCACGAACGTCCCGGTCGCATGTCGCCGTGTAAATCTGGGTAGTAGCGATACTGGCATGACCTAATAGTGCTTGCACCGCTCTAAGGTCGTGCCCGCCCTCCATATAAGCGATACTCGCGAACCGGTGCCTCAGCATATGCGGGGTTACTCCCTCGGGTAACACCCGGCCTACAAGCTTTCCCAACCATCCGGGGCTAATATGCCCGTCATCGTAGCCAGGGAATAAATACCCACCCGTCGCACTAATCCGTCTCGCTAGCCCTGGTAGGCACGGAACCCGGCGAACATGCCCTCCCTTACCCTTAACCCGGATCATCCAACCCCGCCCTACCGGCTCAACATCACTCGCTTTAACCCGCGCGACTTCGGCCCGCCGTAACCCCGTGGTAGCCATAAGCTCTATCGCTAACCTTATCTTCGGGTCAGCCGCCGCTAAAGCGTCCGATATCACCGCGTCCGCTGCTGGTCTAGGAACCGCTCGCGGCCTGGAAATCCTAGGAAGGTTCGTAGCCGGGTTATCCGCTATCACCCTCGTGTCCACTAAGAACGTGAAAAAGCCTTTCACTGACGCCGCCGCGCACGCCCGCGCGTCTGGGCCCCAACCACCGCTCGCAAGCCACCTGATGACATCGGCCCGCTCGATAAGCTCTACCGGCTTACCAATCGACACGAGACACCGCCGGGCATAAGACATCCTCATCGCTATAGTCCCCGGAGAACGGCCCGCTGCTACTAGCTCGTCTTTCCATTGATCTAAGAGAACTGAAAATGTGCTCATGATCATAAATTTAAGCGGCGTGTCTACCCCTGTTTTAATCCCATGTATGTTATTAGCATCCATCGAAACGGCCTGCCTATGCGACTAATAAAAGTAAATCAGTGGGTTCGGGGTTCGAGTCCCTGATGGCGCACTCACTACCCCGTCGGGACTATTCCCCGCGGGGGTTTCGCCTGTTTATTGGCCTCAGTGTAGCAAGGGAAACCACGTGGATATGTATTTCCGTTACTGACCACTCTCGAAAACATCTATCGCAAGGCGCCCCGCGGGATAACAAAAACTAGATACAGTGTCCGCTCACCGTTGTTCCTGCCACCCATGTTGCTGTGACGTCACTCTTTTCAAGACGCGGTTAGAATTTATATCGTGTCTTTTTTAGGAGGTTGGACCACGTCATGCATGCCGTCGTAATGGGGGTTTCAAGTTGCGGAAAGTCCACGGTCGGAGCGCTTCTAGCCCACGAGCTAGGGGTTCCCTTCAAAGATGGGGATGAACTTCACCCGGCGTCGAACATTTCTAAAATGTCCTCTGGAGTGCCGCTCACAGATGAGGACCGCTGGCCCTGGTTGGGGCTTATCGGCCAGTGGCTCGCCGAACACCACGAGGGTGGGGTCATTGCTTGTTCGGCTCTCAAACGCAGCTATCGGGACCGGATTCGAGAAGCCGCCCCGGATACAGTTTTCATCCACCTCCATGGTTCTAAGGAACTCATGGCAAAGCGCATGGCTGCGCGACCCGGACATTTCATGCCGGAAAGTCTTTTAAACTCCCAATTTGAGACTTTAGAACCCCTGTCTCATGAAGAGCGGGGACGAGTTTTTGATGTCGCTGATCCGCCAATTCAGATTGCTCACGACGCAGCTTCCTGGTTGGAATCTTCCACGAAAGAATAGATAGTAAGGCTACAACACCATGGCACAAGCACTGATCATTGTGGATGTTCAACATGATTTCTGCCCGGGAGGGGCGTTAGCTACCGATCAAGGCGATGAGGTCGCCCACCGAATCGGAGAACTCCAACTTTCTCCAGCAGTTGCCGACTATGACTACGTGGTCACTACCCAGGATTGGCACATTGATCCAGACGATCATTTTGATACCTGGCCGGTGCACTGCGAAGCTGATTCTCCCGGCGCGCAACTCCACCCAGCTATTCAGCAGGATAAGATCAGCGCGCGCTTTTATAAGGGACAGCACTCGGCTGCCTATTCAGGTTTCGAGGGCAGCAATGAGGCTGGCCAGCTCCTCGCAGAGTGGCTACGCGACCGTGGGGTCTCCCACTTAGATATTTGCGGGATTGCTACCCATTACTGTGTTCGCGCCACAGTGCTGGATGCTCTCAAGGAGGGTTTCCAGGTTCGGGTGCTGCGAGATCTATGTTCTGCGGTGAACGAGGACACCGGTAAGACAGCTCTCCAGGAAATGCAGAAAGCCGGCGCTAGTCTTGGCTAGTCGCCGGACTCTGAGGAGCTAAGTTACGCTCATTTCTCAACTTCTTAGCGCTGCGAGAGCAGCCGCTGGATTTCCTTGAGATCTTTGTTCTTCTTCCGGGAACGAACCACAGCCAGAACAATTCCCCCGATCACAACGGCACCAATTCCGGCCAGAATCTTTTGTACGGTGGGGTCTTGTAGTTTCTCGCTAGCTCCACGCTTGGCGTCATCTACGAGGTTCTGGGGGCGGCTCCGGTCAGCTAGTTCATCGAGGGTGCTAGCTAGCTGACGGCGGGTGCGCTCAATATCGCGCTGAATATCATCGATGCTGCGTGCCACGAAATCTTCTCCCTGATTTTTCTTCTATTTTCGGGCGACGGTGCGTACCGCCATATTTCAGTTCCTTTATCTTAACGCAGATCCTCTCCGTCCCGGCTATCCTGGGGCGTATGACTGAGCACAAGCGACTAAACGTCGGCGATCCAGCGCCCGATTTCACGCTGCCCAACCACGAGGGTAAGAACGTTTCACTGGGCGAGTTATTGGCAGGACATGCCCGATTGGTGCTGTATTTTTACCCACGAGCTAATACCCCTGGGTGCACCAAAGAAGCATGTGATTTCCGCGATAATTTAGCCGAGCTCAGTGATGCTGGTGTCGCAGTCGTCGGGATTTCTCCTGATCAACCCGAGAAATTAGCTGCTTTTCGTGACAAGTTCTCCCTTCCCTTCCCGTTGCTTTCTGATCCCGAGCATCGCACGCTGAGCGACTATGGCGCCTGGGGAGAGAAGAAAAACT
This genomic interval from Corynebacterium poyangense contains the following:
- a CDS encoding DUF3618 domain-containing protein, which produces MARSIDDIQRDIERTRRQLASTLDELADRSRPQNLVDDAKRGASEKLQDPTVQKILAGIGAVVIGGIVLAVVRSRKKNKDLKEIQRLLSQR
- a CDS encoding isochorismatase family protein, which translates into the protein MAQALIIVDVQHDFCPGGALATDQGDEVAHRIGELQLSPAVADYDYVVTTQDWHIDPDDHFDTWPVHCEADSPGAQLHPAIQQDKISARFYKGQHSAAYSGFEGSNEAGQLLAEWLRDRGVSHLDICGIATHYCVRATVLDALKEGFQVRVLRDLCSAVNEDTGKTALQEMQKAGASLG
- the bcp gene encoding thioredoxin-dependent thiol peroxidase codes for the protein MTEHKRLNVGDPAPDFTLPNHEGKNVSLGELLAGHARLVLYFYPRANTPGCTKEACDFRDNLAELSDAGVAVVGISPDQPEKLAAFRDKFSLPFPLLSDPEHRTLSDYGAWGEKKNYGRVTEGVIRSTFVIGSDAHLELAQYNVRATGHVARLIRNLPQG
- a CDS encoding gluconokinase; protein product: MHAVVMGVSSCGKSTVGALLAHELGVPFKDGDELHPASNISKMSSGVPLTDEDRWPWLGLIGQWLAEHHEGGVIACSALKRSYRDRIREAAPDTVFIHLHGSKELMAKRMAARPGHFMPESLLNSQFETLEPLSHEERGRVFDVADPPIQIAHDAASWLESSTKE
- a CDS encoding tyrosine-type recombinase/integrase, with translation MSTFSVLLDQWKDELVAAGRSPGTIAMRMSYARRCLVSIGKPVELIERADVIRWLASGGWGPDARACAAASVKGFFTFLVDTRVIADNPATNLPRISRPRAVPRPAADAVISDALAAADPKIRLAIELMATTGLRRAEVARVKASDVEPVGRGWMIRVKGKGGHVRRVPCLPGLARRISATGGYLFPGYDDGHISPGWLGKLVGRVLPEGVTPHMLRHRFASIAYMEGGHDLRAVQALLGHASIATTQIYTATCDRDVRAAACAAWKVSA